A window of Candidatus Desulfatibia profunda contains these coding sequences:
- a CDS encoding PAS domain S-box protein has protein sequence MTVKPTYEQLEQRVEELEKERIERKRAEAALRESEEKYRNVVENVNVGVLVVQDLKLVFANTAISKYTGFSKDELITKPNPFDFVHPDDRF, from the coding sequence ATGACGGTAAAACCGACCTATGAACAGTTGGAACAAAGGGTCGAAGAACTTGAAAAAGAACGTATTGAGCGCAAACGGGCTGAAGCGGCGCTGCGCGAGAGTGAAGAAAAATACCGGAATGTGGTGGAGAACGTCAATGTAGGCGTTTTGGTGGTTCAGGATTTGAAGCTTGTCTTTGCGAACACCGCAATTTCGAAATATACAGGGTTTTCCAAGGATGAATTGATCACAAAGCCCAATCCTTTTGACTTTGTTCATCCGGATGACAGGTTTTGA
- a CDS encoding PAS domain S-box protein: MTGFEIYEDKHELEKMLTRLRQQGFLREYEINMKKKDGQIAPFNISISILKDKDNNNIGSVCVTRDLSERKQAEKERIRHEKLQGVLEIAGAVCHEMNQPLMAISGYTELILMDLPKKDPLRERMAKIKEQTDRLGTITRKLTSITRYETKDYLKGKIIDIDKAGK, encoded by the coding sequence ATGACAGGTTTTGAGATTTATGAAGACAAGCATGAACTTGAAAAAATGCTTACCCGTCTGCGCCAACAAGGTTTCCTCAGAGAATATGAGATAAATATGAAAAAAAAGGACGGTCAAATTGCACCCTTTAATATTTCAATCAGTATTTTAAAGGACAAGGATAATAATAATATCGGCAGTGTTTGTGTGACCAGAGATCTGAGTGAGCGCAAGCAGGCCGAGAAAGAACGAATCCGGCACGAGAAACTTCAGGGTGTTCTCGAAATAGCAGGTGCTGTCTGCCACGAGATGAATCAGCCCTTGATGGCCATTTCCGGATATACGGAACTGATTTTAATGGATTTGCCAAAGAAGGACCCGTTAAGGGAACGCATGGCCAAGATTAAGGAGCAAACCGATCGTCTGGGAACGATAACCCGGAAGCTGACGAGCATTACCAGGTATGAAACCAAGGACTATCTGAAAGGGAAAATCATCGATATCGATAAAGCCGGCAAATAG
- a CDS encoding sulfurtransferase yields the protein MRWKQFLTPVKSVDADQARKYMAAKASDELTILDVRQPNEYETGHIPGAKLIPLPDLTVRMDEIDPNKATVVYCAIGGRSRVAAQMLAGKGFENVYNLTGGFKGWKSEAAFGKEELGIELFTGDESPEKTLAIAYSLEGGLHDFYVSMIPKVKDINVKNLFKKLSEIEIKHRDRIFSEYITITGKSDSREELEKSAVSEAVEGGLTTEEYLNLFQPDLESVSDIIELAMSIEAQALDLYLRAAEKIGFAHSRKVLIQIADEERAHLVQLGKLMERM from the coding sequence ATGCGCTGGAAACAATTTTTAACTCCCGTAAAATCAGTTGATGCGGACCAGGCCCGCAAATACATGGCTGCCAAAGCTTCTGATGAGCTAACGATCTTAGATGTGCGCCAGCCCAATGAATATGAAACCGGCCATATTCCGGGAGCCAAACTCATTCCTTTGCCCGACCTGACCGTAAGAATGGACGAAATCGATCCAAACAAAGCCACCGTGGTTTACTGCGCTATCGGAGGACGTAGCCGGGTAGCTGCCCAAATGCTGGCAGGAAAGGGTTTCGAGAATGTATACAATCTTACCGGCGGTTTTAAGGGCTGGAAAAGTGAGGCGGCCTTTGGCAAAGAGGAACTGGGAATTGAGCTGTTCACAGGGGATGAATCCCCGGAAAAAACACTTGCCATTGCTTACTCCCTTGAGGGTGGGCTTCATGATTTTTATGTATCAATGATACCTAAAGTAAAAGATATTAATGTTAAAAATCTTTTTAAAAAACTGTCTGAAATCGAAATTAAGCACCGGGATCGTATTTTCAGCGAATACATTACGATAACGGGAAAATCCGACAGCCGTGAGGAATTAGAAAAGAGCGCCGTCAGTGAAGCCGTAGAAGGAGGGCTTACTACTGAAGAATACCTGAATCTGTTTCAGCCGGATTTAGAATCTGTAAGCGATATTATTGAATTGGCGATGTCCATAGAAGCCCAAGCCCTAGACCTGTATCTGCGCGCTGCTGAAAAAATCGGCTTTGCGCACAGCAGAAAAGTACTGATTCAGATTGCAGACGAAGAACGGGCGCATTTGGTCCAGCTCGGCAAGCTTATGGAGCGTATGTAA
- a CDS encoding AAA-associated domain-containing protein, which produces MGRLKILAKEGCPRTGSKLLEKLIFEVLGRYGYRPNRTLRISDAGLDIEMEGKHSASGSPFYAECSYRETAVTAIELQAFYGRYMTRWHQNNECHGLFAALPGIDNAARKFYQEHLEKNPQVTFRLYEEKQILKALTDTLDVVRPDTIARRIARKTGTPGDCFLLFTEKGFFWAQHVIGHGSGAARRIAIFDPKGNVLADTPILDYLTRLYPELGDDDSIAVSSPTARQPGLFQDAGEIIEMQAGSECFEHRLPAAPRHFVGRRSYLEELDAFATNVVGRKTSCRGIVFAAPPGGGKSSLALAWIDRLRAKGHLAISIDTRSVSSPRSILRVANLVFRRFEDFCGQLQFAGDARPFARFEDAAEALLQIGQALEGNGKLMIIVFDQFEHVFSQPDIIQRLQDLLQKISDAQTNAVLGFAWNMDPVGLSAPWPDDPEKIITSFSKHISLDIFTAKESDELIDKLSEEIRQPVKKDLRFHLAEFSQGYPWLLKILCRRVIDLRQAGVPQSDIPRRLLSVNALFQEDVDRLPPETAATLRRIARAAPIRMLESSQHYDSEAVQGLIHQGHVIRIGNTYDVYGEIFKDFLTGRGAPVKDRFLLLAKIDQVLWATKILQKSNGVLGASKLKAHAALSATSFYRVIRDLNLLGLAKTDNDAIILEVRFPETTKDFEVSWRRHLRSRLQSNRQVLNLLTALKNNNSLTIADVSGILETLCAYMSAPRQAWLTYARILAQWMDAADLALLDSRNRKLIHYDAETEIREHHLLLPKRHGTRTPQIQYAPVESVAARLVQALRSDGSVDWKGFKKNTILRALATLEDLGFIQRKARLIKVLPEGLEFVSHPEKRPRLFARAALQLASFAAFMEILNARKNKSATLLALGLELRNKLGANWKQSTATTVAKIMLDWARNSQLAPGVFARARRGPIKGWKKKKDTQMPLFSERHK; this is translated from the coding sequence ATGGGAAGGTTAAAAATACTCGCAAAAGAGGGCTGCCCCCGGACCGGGAGCAAATTACTTGAGAAGCTCATCTTTGAAGTCCTGGGCCGTTACGGATATCGCCCCAACCGTACCCTGAGGATAAGCGATGCGGGTCTGGATATCGAGATGGAGGGAAAACATTCAGCCTCCGGATCGCCCTTTTATGCCGAATGCAGCTATCGTGAAACCGCTGTCACGGCGATAGAGCTTCAGGCATTCTACGGCAGGTATATGACGCGGTGGCACCAGAACAATGAGTGTCACGGTCTATTTGCGGCCCTCCCCGGGATCGATAATGCCGCCAGGAAATTTTATCAGGAGCATTTAGAAAAAAATCCCCAAGTCACGTTCCGCCTTTATGAGGAAAAGCAGATTCTGAAAGCCCTTACCGACACGTTGGATGTCGTCCGCCCGGATACAATCGCCAGGCGTATCGCCCGCAAGACCGGAACGCCCGGTGACTGCTTCCTGCTGTTCACGGAAAAGGGCTTTTTCTGGGCCCAGCACGTCATCGGGCATGGCAGCGGCGCCGCCCGTCGCATCGCTATTTTCGACCCCAAAGGAAATGTCCTGGCAGACACCCCCATCCTTGATTATCTGACAAGGCTGTATCCCGAACTTGGTGATGACGACAGCATCGCCGTCAGCAGCCCCACGGCCCGGCAGCCGGGATTGTTCCAGGATGCCGGCGAAATTATCGAAATGCAAGCAGGCTCGGAATGCTTCGAGCATCGGCTGCCGGCAGCGCCCCGACACTTTGTCGGTCGCCGGTCGTATCTTGAAGAACTCGATGCCTTTGCAACTAACGTTGTCGGCAGGAAAACGTCTTGTCGCGGCATCGTGTTTGCAGCGCCGCCGGGAGGGGGAAAAAGTTCCCTGGCTCTGGCCTGGATTGACCGTCTCAGGGCCAAGGGACACCTTGCCATATCCATCGATACACGTTCCGTATCTTCTCCCCGGTCTATCCTGCGCGTTGCAAACCTTGTTTTCCGTCGGTTCGAGGACTTCTGCGGCCAGCTTCAATTTGCCGGCGACGCCAGACCTTTTGCTCGATTTGAAGATGCGGCTGAAGCATTGCTTCAGATCGGGCAAGCTCTTGAAGGCAACGGAAAACTGATGATCATTGTTTTCGACCAGTTCGAGCACGTCTTTTCTCAGCCGGACATCATCCAACGCTTGCAGGATCTGTTGCAGAAAATCAGCGATGCCCAGACCAATGCTGTTCTGGGTTTTGCGTGGAATATGGACCCTGTCGGCCTGAGCGCGCCATGGCCTGATGATCCGGAAAAAATCATCACCAGCTTCAGCAAACATATTTCCCTTGATATTTTCACTGCAAAGGAAAGCGATGAGCTTATTGATAAACTCAGCGAGGAAATCCGGCAGCCTGTGAAAAAAGACCTTCGGTTTCATCTTGCAGAATTTTCCCAAGGATACCCCTGGCTCTTGAAAATACTTTGCAGGCGGGTCATCGATTTGCGGCAGGCGGGTGTGCCGCAGTCCGATATCCCCCGACGTCTGCTCAGCGTCAATGCCCTTTTCCAGGAGGATGTGGACAGATTGCCGCCGGAAACAGCAGCAACGCTTCGCCGCATCGCCCGGGCAGCCCCGATCCGCATGCTCGAATCGAGTCAGCACTATGATTCCGAGGCCGTCCAGGGCCTGATCCATCAAGGACATGTGATCCGCATCGGCAATACCTACGACGTATACGGGGAAATCTTTAAAGACTTTTTGACCGGCAGGGGCGCGCCGGTCAAGGACCGCTTTCTTTTGCTTGCAAAAATCGACCAGGTTCTGTGGGCAACTAAAATTTTACAAAAATCAAACGGTGTTCTTGGGGCCTCGAAGCTAAAGGCGCACGCTGCTTTGTCCGCAACATCGTTTTATCGGGTCATCAGGGATCTGAATCTGCTTGGACTGGCAAAAACAGATAACGACGCCATCATTCTTGAAGTCCGCTTTCCGGAAACGACCAAAGATTTCGAGGTTTCATGGCGCCGTCACCTCCGCAGCAGGCTTCAAAGCAACCGCCAGGTGCTCAACCTCTTAACAGCGCTGAAAAACAACAACTCGCTGACAATTGCCGATGTCTCCGGCATACTCGAGACGCTGTGTGCATACATGTCAGCTCCGCGGCAAGCCTGGTTAACCTATGCCCGCATACTGGCACAATGGATGGATGCCGCTGATTTGGCTCTCCTGGACAGCAGAAACCGGAAGCTCATACACTACGATGCTGAAACCGAAATCAGGGAACACCATCTCCTGCTGCCCAAACGGCACGGCACCAGGACGCCCCAAATTCAATACGCTCCGGTTGAAAGTGTGGCCGCACGGCTTGTTCAGGCCCTCCGATCGGACGGTAGCGTCGACTGGAAAGGTTTTAAGAAAAATACGATTTTGCGTGCCCTGGCAACCCTGGAAGATCTGGGTTTCATTCAAAGAAAAGCGCGGTTGATAAAAGTGCTTCCGGAAGGTTTGGAGTTCGTATCACATCCGGAAAAGCGACCGCGTTTATTTGCCCGAGCTGCTTTGCAGTTGGCGTCGTTTGCAGCCTTTATGGAAATACTTAACGCCCGTAAAAATAAAAGCGCTACACTTTTGGCGCTGGGGCTTGAGCTCAGAAATAAGCTCGGTGCGAATTGGAAGCAAAGCACGGCCACAACGGTCGCCAAAATTATGCTCGATTGGGCCCGAAATTCGCAACTTGCCCCCGGTGTGTTTGCCCGGGCACGAAGGGGGCCGATAAAAGGCTGGAAAAAGAAGAAAGATACTCAAATGCCGCTTTTTTCAGAGAGGCACAAATAA
- a CDS encoding AMP-binding protein: MLITEMLARNARMYGPETALVEREPTKNRRREITWKEFDDQANQMAQVLMSRGIKKGDRVVHLMTNCLEWLPIYFGILRTGAWAVPLNFRFVAKTILRCAETAQAKAFIFGEEFIERVNAVKDDLDTFVKTYIFVGPEKLKPDYAELYEKILASQLPADPEVEIGIADEAALYFTSGTTGTPKAALLTHRNLEFACYVENHHHQQTHADNFLCLPPLYHTGAKMHWFGNFIVGAKAVILKGIDPKWIMEAISAEKVTVVWLLVPWALDMLFAIQSGDLKLKNYQLDQWRLMHIGAQPVPPSLIKEWKRVFPHHQYDTNYGLTECAGPGCVHLGMENMHKVGAIGVPGFDWEVKIVDDQLQPVAPGRAGELMVKGPGVMKEYYKNPEATKETLVGGWLLTGDIARQDEDGFIWLVDRKKDVIITGGENIYPVEIEDFLQAHPKIQDVAVIGLPSLRLGEIAAAIIQVKPGMEISKEEVDDYCQELARFKRPRRIIFDNVPRNPTGKIEKPKLRKKYAGLTESFKVNG; this comes from the coding sequence ATGCTGATTACCGAGATGCTGGCCCGCAATGCCCGTATGTACGGCCCCGAAACAGCCCTTGTGGAACGAGAGCCGACCAAAAACCGGCGCAGGGAAATTACCTGGAAAGAATTTGACGATCAGGCCAATCAAATGGCCCAGGTGCTTATGTCCCGAGGAATCAAAAAGGGAGACCGGGTCGTCCACCTGATGACCAACTGCCTTGAATGGCTGCCCATTTATTTTGGAATTCTGCGCACCGGCGCTTGGGCAGTGCCGCTGAATTTTCGCTTTGTGGCCAAAACCATACTTCGCTGTGCGGAAACCGCCCAGGCCAAGGCTTTTATTTTCGGGGAGGAATTCATTGAGCGTGTCAATGCCGTCAAGGATGATCTGGACACATTCGTCAAAACATACATATTTGTCGGACCGGAAAAACTGAAACCCGATTACGCCGAACTCTACGAAAAGATTCTGGCATCTCAACTTCCGGCCGATCCCGAAGTTGAGATCGGAATCGCCGACGAAGCCGCTCTTTATTTCACCTCCGGCACCACCGGCACCCCCAAGGCAGCCCTGTTGACGCATCGAAATTTGGAATTTGCCTGTTATGTGGAAAATCACCATCATCAGCAGACTCATGCTGACAACTTCCTTTGTCTGCCGCCGCTGTATCACACCGGCGCCAAGATGCATTGGTTCGGCAATTTCATCGTCGGTGCCAAAGCTGTCATCCTGAAAGGAATCGATCCCAAGTGGATCATGGAGGCCATCTCCGCGGAAAAGGTAACGGTGGTCTGGCTGCTGGTTCCCTGGGCGCTGGATATGCTGTTTGCCATCCAGAGCGGGGATTTGAAACTTAAAAATTATCAACTGGATCAATGGCGGCTGATGCATATCGGCGCCCAGCCGGTGCCGCCCAGCCTGATCAAGGAGTGGAAGAGGGTTTTTCCCCATCATCAATATGACACCAATTACGGCCTGACCGAGTGTGCCGGGCCCGGATGCGTTCACCTGGGAATGGAGAATATGCACAAGGTCGGCGCGATCGGCGTACCGGGTTTCGACTGGGAGGTCAAGATCGTTGATGATCAGCTTCAGCCGGTTGCTCCGGGCCGGGCCGGCGAGCTAATGGTCAAAGGGCCGGGTGTCATGAAGGAATACTATAAAAATCCGGAAGCGACCAAAGAGACATTGGTGGGCGGCTGGCTTTTGACCGGCGATATCGCCCGGCAGGATGAAGACGGTTTTATCTGGCTGGTGGACCGCAAAAAGGACGTGATCATCACCGGCGGTGAAAACATCTACCCGGTGGAGATCGAAGACTTCCTGCAGGCTCATCCCAAAATACAGGATGTTGCCGTGATTGGGCTTCCCAGCTTGCGCCTGGGGGAAATCGCTGCGGCGATCATTCAGGTAAAGCCCGGCATGGAAATTTCCAAAGAAGAGGTTGACGATTATTGCCAGGAACTGGCCCGCTTCAAACGGCCCCGCAGAATCATTTTTGACAATGTGCCCCGCAATCCAACCGGTAAAATCGAAAAGCCCAAGCTGAGAAAAAAGTATGCCGGGTTGACGGAGAGCTTTAAAGTCAATGGCTGA
- a CDS encoding chemotaxis response regulator CheY, whose amino-acid sequence MDLNMKILVVDDFATMRRILRNILKQIGFKNINEADDGKTALKELKKEKYDLVLCDWNMPEMPGIDLLNTIRSDDQLKHIPFVMVTAEAQKENILTAVKAGINSYIVKPFTPETVSAKLKKVFEG is encoded by the coding sequence ATGGATTTAAACATGAAAATTCTAGTCGTTGATGACTTTGCCACCATGCGAAGGATTTTAAGAAATATCCTCAAACAGATCGGATTTAAGAATATCAACGAAGCCGATGACGGCAAAACCGCCCTTAAAGAGCTGAAAAAAGAAAAGTACGATCTGGTATTATGTGACTGGAATATGCCGGAAATGCCCGGGATAGATCTATTAAACACGATCAGATCGGATGACCAGTTAAAGCACATACCGTTTGTGATGGTTACGGCCGAAGCCCAGAAGGAAAACATATTAACAGCTGTCAAGGCCGGGATTAACAGCTATATCGTGAAACCCTTTACGCCTGAAACCGTCAGCGCGAAACTGAAGAAGGTCTTTGAAGGTTGA
- a CDS encoding chemotaxis protein CheX translates to MDVKMINPFINATLNVLETMAFVKAEAGKPYLKKNDVAQGDVSGVVGFTGEANGTVYVTFDEECILKIVSNMFGEEMTEINNEITDAVGELTNMISGQARKEIAEIGKVFHGAIPTVVTGKNHKVISMVKGPKIAIPFKTDAGSFTIEVCIENKS, encoded by the coding sequence ATGGATGTTAAAATGATTAATCCATTTATCAATGCAACCTTGAATGTACTTGAAACCATGGCGTTTGTTAAGGCAGAAGCTGGAAAACCGTATCTCAAAAAAAACGACGTTGCTCAGGGAGATGTTTCCGGTGTTGTCGGATTTACCGGCGAAGCCAATGGGACTGTTTATGTCACATTTGATGAAGAATGCATTTTAAAAATCGTTTCCAACATGTTCGGGGAGGAAATGACGGAAATAAATAACGAGATTACGGATGCCGTGGGTGAATTGACCAACATGATATCCGGTCAGGCCAGAAAGGAAATAGCGGAAATAGGGAAAGTATTTCACGGCGCCATTCCCACGGTGGTTACCGGCAAAAACCATAAGGTGATATCCATGGTCAAAGGGCCCAAAATTGCCATTCCTTTCAAAACCGACGCCGGGAGTTTTACCATCGAGGTGTGCATCGAAAATAAATCCTAA
- a CDS encoding cold-shock protein: protein MANGIVKWFNSSKGFGFIEQEDGPDVFVHHSGINATGFKALYEGDRVTFDIEQGKKGPAAVNVTVV from the coding sequence ATGGCTAATGGAATTGTAAAATGGTTTAATAGCAGCAAAGGCTTTGGCTTCATTGAGCAGGAAGATGGTCCGGATGTATTTGTTCATCATTCAGGAATCAATGCAACCGGGTTCAAGGCTCTATATGAAGGCGACCGGGTTACCTTTGACATAGAGCAGGGCAAAAAAGGCCCTGCCGCAGTTAATGTTACCGTGGTTTAG
- a CDS encoding PAS domain-containing protein: MAKKLTYEKLERKVKELKIQVAQYKKVEKALQNAIEECRRRDLEVSALLKGSRAVLEHQSFGAAARAIFDSCKMLIGATSGYVALLDENQEDNRVLFIESDKPSCYVDPSLPMPIRGLRGEVYRSAKAAYHNDFSKSEWVKYLPQGHVSLDNVLFAPLVVDGNVVGLLGLANKADGFTENDARMATGFGELAAIALMNSKSMDERRLIEEELLGAYDELEQRVKERTAELEIANEQLKFEIEDRKAAEVALRVSKERFDLAVRGSKDGLWDWHITTYKVYSSPRLRELLGYQDSEFSESFDSWASGIHPKDHERVMKALSDHLEKGKVYDVEYLYRNRSGEYRWQHARGQAIYDKEGKAVRMVGFISDITERKKGEEALRGSEEKYRLLANNLPSIVYRGFKDWAVEFVDDKIELLTGYNKEEFNSKKIKWSDLILKKDLVTARQSFLNALKTDRAYVREYRIRTKSGDIHWIQDRGQIICNQDGEIEYVSGVFFDINESKRTQEALLKSQKELRILSSQLLSAEETERKRIARELHDGIGQALSAIKFSVENALEEICKKAPTANIESLASVIPLTQKTIDEVRRIVKDLRPSILDDLGILATIAWFCREFQSIFSTVRIEKEITVKENEIPVSLKTIIYRIMQEALNNTAKHSQADRVRLSLKKFDGNIELVIADNGQGFNFEQDIYVKNSMRGFGLASMKERAELSGGQFTIESVTGAGTSIRVLWPVQSSE; the protein is encoded by the coding sequence ATGGCCAAAAAATTGACATATGAGAAACTGGAACGGAAAGTAAAGGAATTAAAGATCCAAGTCGCCCAGTACAAAAAAGTGGAAAAAGCGCTGCAGAATGCTATTGAGGAATGCCGGCGGCGCGATTTGGAAGTCTCGGCTCTGCTGAAAGGCTCCCGGGCGGTTTTGGAGCATCAGAGTTTTGGGGCCGCAGCCCGAGCCATCTTTGATTCCTGCAAGATGTTAATCGGAGCAACTTCAGGCTACGTTGCGCTGCTCGATGAAAACCAAGAAGACAACAGGGTTCTTTTTATAGAGTCCGATAAACCTTCCTGTTATGTTGACCCGTCGCTTCCCATGCCGATCCGCGGGCTCAGAGGCGAGGTCTACCGTAGCGCAAAAGCAGCCTATCACAATGATTTTTCTAAAAGCGAATGGGTAAAATATTTGCCCCAAGGGCACGTGAGCCTTGACAATGTTTTATTTGCACCTCTGGTGGTGGACGGTAACGTCGTCGGTCTGCTCGGCCTGGCAAACAAAGCGGACGGTTTTACCGAAAATGATGCTCGGATGGCAACCGGTTTTGGAGAACTGGCCGCAATTGCGCTGATGAACAGCAAGTCAATGGACGAGCGCCGGCTGATCGAAGAGGAACTGCTCGGAGCTTACGACGAGCTGGAACAGCGCGTGAAGGAACGTACGGCCGAACTGGAGATCGCTAACGAGCAACTGAAATTTGAAATTGAAGATCGCAAAGCGGCCGAGGTGGCCTTGCGCGTGAGCAAAGAGCGCTTCGATCTGGCGGTTCGCGGCTCCAAGGACGGACTGTGGGACTGGCACATCACGACCTATAAGGTATATTCTTCTCCTCGCCTCAGAGAATTGCTCGGATATCAAGATTCCGAGTTTTCGGAATCATTTGATTCCTGGGCCTCCGGTATACATCCGAAAGATCACGAGCGTGTAATGAAGGCGTTGAGCGATCATTTGGAGAAGGGTAAAGTATATGATGTAGAGTATTTGTATCGCAATCGAAGCGGAGAATATCGATGGCAGCACGCTCGCGGTCAAGCAATCTATGACAAGGAAGGCAAGGCCGTCCGCATGGTCGGCTTCATCAGCGACATCACGGAGCGTAAAAAAGGTGAAGAAGCGCTGCGCGGGAGCGAGGAGAAATACAGGTTATTGGCAAACAACCTTCCGAGCATTGTATACCGGGGATTCAAAGACTGGGCCGTTGAGTTTGTTGATGATAAAATTGAGCTGCTAACCGGCTATAATAAAGAAGAGTTTAATTCTAAAAAGATAAAATGGTCGGATTTAATTCTCAAAAAAGACCTCGTAACAGCAAGGCAGAGCTTCCTGAATGCGTTAAAAACAGACAGAGCATATGTCAGGGAATACCGAATCAGAACCAAGAGCGGAGATATCCATTGGATACAGGATCGGGGACAAATCATATGTAACCAGGATGGAGAGATTGAGTATGTGAGCGGAGTGTTTTTTGACATCAACGAAAGCAAACGAACCCAGGAAGCCCTGCTGAAATCGCAGAAGGAACTGCGGATACTTTCCAGCCAACTCCTGTCCGCCGAGGAAACGGAAAGAAAACGGATTGCCCGGGAACTCCACGATGGAATTGGGCAGGCTTTGAGCGCCATCAAATTCAGCGTTGAAAATGCCCTGGAAGAGATTTGTAAAAAGGCGCCCACTGCAAACATTGAATCCTTGGCATCCGTTATTCCCCTTACCCAAAAAACCATTGACGAGGTTCGAAGAATCGTTAAGGATCTCAGGCCCTCAATCCTGGATGACCTGGGAATCTTGGCGACGATTGCCTGGTTTTGCCGGGAATTCCAAAGCATTTTCTCAACCGTTCGCATTGAGAAGGAGATTACCGTAAAAGAAAATGAAATCCCGGTTTCTCTGAAAACAATAATTTACAGAATCATGCAGGAAGCCTTGAACAATACCGCCAAGCACAGCCAGGCAGACCGTGTACGGCTTAGCCTGAAAAAGTTCGACGGCAACATCGAACTGGTGATTGCGGATAATGGTCAGGGCTTTAATTTTGAACAGGATATTTATGTGAAGAATTCCATGAGAGGATTCGGACTGGCCAGCATGAAAGAACGGGCAGAGCTCTCCGGAGGGCAATTTACCATAGAATCTGTAACGGGAGCGGGAACTTCTATAAGGGTGTTATGGCCCGTGCAATCTTCGGAATAA
- a CDS encoding response regulator, translated as MSDGLDVIIVDDDPSVCELLFRLVKSFYIWGEVISFTDVDKAVAYCLNRETGIAIFIVDVFLGGKSGFSFLDAIAEKFVSAHNDSIIISGKASDDVVNMCVASGINYLLEKPIRSYALQLAVRAIMNKYLRFARKLLQDPLFAMSVSRF; from the coding sequence ATGTCTGATGGTCTGGATGTAATTATTGTTGATGATGATCCAAGTGTCTGCGAGTTGCTTTTTAGGCTCGTTAAAAGCTTCTATATCTGGGGCGAAGTCATTAGTTTTACAGATGTTGATAAGGCCGTGGCGTATTGCTTAAATCGGGAAACCGGCATAGCAATTTTTATAGTAGATGTATTTCTTGGCGGAAAAAGTGGTTTTTCTTTTCTCGATGCCATCGCCGAGAAGTTCGTTTCCGCCCATAATGACAGCATCATTATTTCCGGAAAGGCCAGTGATGATGTTGTCAACATGTGCGTGGCCTCGGGTATTAACTATTTGCTGGAAAAGCCGATTCGATCCTATGCGCTGCAGCTCGCAGTCAGGGCGATAATGAACAAATATCTGAGGTTTGCCAGGAAGTTATTACAGGACCCTCTATTTGCCATGAGTGTGTCAAGGTTTTAA
- a CDS encoding TIGR02266 family protein yields the protein MFQISTEETYEDGQIIFKEGSSGDWVYTIEAGAVELYKQVGADKVVIGILRPGDIFGELAYLAGIPRTVSARAVGATTVGVIDRTFLDREYNKLSGDFKMILKNLALRLEKATENSAQPKLRRKYPRIPKVLSLSFKSSASFARAFSGDMSASGLFIKTTKPLTKGEPFILKLQLPDASEEVQINCEVSWSRTETDDPAKQPPGMGIKFLEIGTEERQKLQKELIKTGIKGQPS from the coding sequence ATGTTTCAGATTTCAACAGAAGAAACCTATGAGGATGGACAAATCATATTTAAAGAAGGAAGCTCCGGGGATTGGGTCTATACAATTGAAGCCGGAGCAGTTGAGCTTTATAAGCAAGTTGGAGCAGACAAAGTAGTGATAGGGATCCTCCGGCCAGGGGATATCTTTGGCGAACTCGCTTATCTTGCCGGAATACCTCGTACGGTTTCAGCACGTGCCGTAGGGGCTACAACCGTCGGCGTCATCGACCGCACATTTTTGGACAGGGAATACAACAAGCTGTCCGGGGACTTTAAAATGATTTTAAAAAATCTTGCCTTGCGACTGGAAAAGGCAACTGAAAACTCTGCCCAACCCAAACTACGCCGAAAATATCCCCGGATACCCAAAGTTCTTTCCTTAAGCTTTAAAAGCAGTGCGAGTTTTGCCAGGGCCTTTTCAGGCGACATGAGCGCCAGCGGACTTTTTATCAAAACCACCAAGCCTCTTACCAAAGGAGAACCGTTCATCCTCAAGCTTCAGTTGCCGGATGCTTCCGAAGAAGTTCAAATCAATTGTGAGGTTTCCTGGAGCAGAACCGAGACAGATGATCCGGCCAAGCAACCGCCGGGTATGGGAATTAAATTCCTTGAAATCGGCACGGAAGAGCGCCAGAAACTCCAAAAAGAGTTAATCAAGACCGGAATCAAAGGCCAGCCGTCCTGA